The Dioscorea cayenensis subsp. rotundata cultivar TDr96_F1 chromosome 11, TDr96_F1_v2_PseudoChromosome.rev07_lg8_w22 25.fasta, whole genome shotgun sequence genomic interval AATCATTATTCATGTAAATTCcccttgttttttcttcttcaattttaagCAGTCAAGGGAAACTGTACTTTGTTAATAACAATGATCATATCTTCAGCACATGTCAATTGAAATTTAAGGTAattctatcatatatatattgatcataGCATATGGCATGTTGTATGTGATATCTCTGCTTTGTTAGTTTTAAAGAATAATCtggtatatattattttttcacgAAAACAAATTTTAGGAAGTGTTGTTTACATCAGAAGGTTTTACTTTTAGCTGTATTTATGTTGTGTTTACAAAGTTGAGCAGCAGAAAGTTTTAGTCATTCCCTATTTAGTGGCAAAATGAAGAGTGGCATGTAAGTTCGAAAAATTTTCATTGTGGTCACCATATTTAGCTTAGAAGAACAAGACTGGGGGCATTTCTCGTACAAAATATATGAAGAGTTTGTATTTAATTAATGCAGCCATCATGGTTGAAGGCTGGTTTGAATACATAGAAAGTGGGtaaaaaatagagaatttaTCAAACATCTTGAAACCTTCCTATTTGAACACACGCATCATTCACACATGCAAAAGCCAAAGCAGATAATGCTAGATGTTAGAACCATTGATTTCACATGGGCAAGTGAAAAACACACTTATTGGCCATTTTTGGAAGAAGAAACAGAATCAAAGGTTCTGTTTCTCTAGTAAGAAATCTGAATTGTAATGTTCCCATGCCTCCAGTCAACCATAATGCAGTGCAATTTTGAAAGACAggaaacaatcaaaagaaataaaaaattggaaaaaaaaagctaGAGGAAGTCTAATTAAAAACCTGAccttattgtttattatatgtTCAATTACATCATCTTGGAGAGATTTCGCATGGAGAAAAATATAAGGACTTTTTCAGTacctgcattttttttttaattaatgttcagAGCTTCTGATGCACAAAAggacaacataaaaaaaaacttggaaaTTATCTGTAATATGCTAGAATTTGTACCCTTGTGATGCACTGTAATTTATATGCTTAGGACAGTGGACTTCCCCAATGGTTCCCTTTATGCTGCGATCAGAACAAGGATTCCAGATACCATTTCCTGGGATTACGACTTTGAACCCACAGGGAATGTTCCCATTAGTTTTACTGTCAAGGTATTGCTTATTTCAAGACATAGTTGAACTGTAGGTTTATTGTAATCCCTCAGAATATTCGTGTTTGGTCTCAAATTCAAGTTTATAATGCATATGTGTGTTATCAGTCTGCTGTGCTGAAAGAAACCATTGAAGATCTTGAATGGCCAGGGTCTAGTATCCAGATAGTTTTACAGCCTGATCCTCCTTCTGTGACATTTAGAGGTGATGGTCATGGCGAATTGCAGGTAATGTGAATATCCCATGCCATTCTCAAATAGATCTTGAATGTGCCTGGTTTTCATTCAATCTATTATCTTCTCCACAGATTGACTTCCCATATTATGCGAGTACTGATCTTCTAATAGCATTCCAGTGTGATCTCCGTATTGCTTACTGGTACGTTCATATCCCACTGGTTGTTTGTAGCCtgacaaaaatttcaaattgttTACTCATGCTATGCTCTATGTCCAGGTATAAATACAAATTTCTCCGTGCGACCACTTCAAACATCCCAGCAAGTGTCTTAAAAGATAACAGAGGCAGCAAATTAACCATTGGAAGGGGAGGGATGTTGAAAATACAGCATTTGGTTTCAGTCGGCAGACCCTGTGCCCCGCATCCTCACGGTGATAACCTCGGACAACCTAGCCGAATTGCTTACATTGAGTTCTATGTCAAACCTGAGGAAGATGATACTACTATAAATGATTCTTAGACATTCTTCCAAGTTgtcaaattttcaatttctgTCAATCTAAACAAAGAAGGCAAGAAACCTTGTTTTATGGGTATATGTGCAATTGTTCTTAATCAGGGGTATATGTGAAAAAagcacttatttttatttttgaactttCTAGGGGGGTAATAGGGGAAAAAAACCATGATTATCATATCATGTCCGCAAAAGTCTTTAAGGTTTCCAATTGGACGACCTTCGATGACTCTTGTGCTCTCCGGAAGAGGACTCCCCTTCTCCGCTTCACTGCACCTCCATCACTCCCTCCATTAATGGCGGATGCTCACCTGCTACTGCCTTACGTTCTTCTCTTGAGATCCctaatctcttttttttttcctctagtCATCTCTTGATTATCGTATTCCTATCTTTATCTCTCAGACCCTACTAAAGCACCATCGCccttaaattagggttttcattgatcTCATTCTGGGTTTTTTTTCTCggtcttttgttattttcttgatcGTTGAAACCCTTGAAGGGCATCACTtcgaattagggttttattcgATCTTGTTGGGCCCCGAAAGCCCtagtttttccctttttttttttccttgaagggaTTGGTCCGCATGGAGACTGCCGCTGTTCGCAGCGGGTCCATTCCTgctacatcttcttcttcttcttcttcttccctgcCTGTGAGGAGGGAATGGCGTGCCATCTCCGAGCACGCCTATCGGAACAATGCCAATGAGGTTTGATAAACCCATTTTTCTTTGTTCCGGCTATTGCTAAGGTCTTGGGAGGCTAATGGACTTCGTTTCTCAGGAGGTGGAGCATTCCAAATTTGGGCAAACTGGTGAGAGAACGATATATGAGGTATATAGCTACTGATGCAGTGATGATGAACTTCAAGAACTAGTATTTAAGATGCTGGTATTGTGTTGTGGGAAGTTGCAGGAGGCGGTGGGATCACTGAATGTCGACTTTTGTGCGGTCACAATCAATGGTGGGAATGATGTTGTACTTCGGAAGCAGCTTCTTGATGTATGTAGAAGGCGAGAAGAGCTGCAGCAGATGGAGATCCAGCTGAGGGCTCAGACTATTGTCCAGGCAGAGATTATGGAGGTTCGGAACAGTTATGAAGCACAGTTGAAGGAGCACTCCAATGCGACCATGAAGCTGAAGGTGTTAgctttttgccttttttttttagaagcaGTTTTTTCATTCAACGGGATGATATTAGCCACTTGATCATCTTCGTAGATATACACATGTGCATATTATGTCAATTCTCCACATGTTCTGaaggttgatttatttatttatcttttcaaGAAGCTGGTTTCCTTCTGATTAGTATCTCTTGGGAATGGCTTTACAGGAgcaattgcaagaaagagaacAACATATCCGTGAATTGGAGTTGAAGGTGGAGGAGAAAGATAGGGAGTTACATGCTGTGAACAATGAAGCggtttgttttgcttttaatgTGCCCTATCCTTAATATGTGATTAGTTTGTGGTTGGTTTCTAGAGATTTACATGGTACTTTCCTAGCCTTTTCTTTAGGCTTGGGCAAAAGAGGACTTTCTCAGGGAGCAAAATGAGAAGTTGGCCACTTTCAGGTACATTTAGATCTTTGAAATGTTAATAGCACTTGGCTACCTgttgttgtaaattttttctCATGCTTACTATATTTTGAAGTCAATGCTTGCGTCATCAGGTTGTTATTTAATGGGGTAATTTATTCATTAAGCCCATGTGATATGAGGtgtaaattattttcatattagatGCATACTTGGAGGAAGCATCTTAGTTTCAATTTTGCCATCCAAATACTTCATGGATGATGTTACTTTATGTCCTGTATTTTGGTGTTTATTTAAGGCAACCTTCTGGAAACAGCAGTCTGCTTGTTTTCTTATGTCTAGACTGTTTCAAATAAGAGTCgtcttttcaaaataattaagttcCATGTTTACCTTTTAAACATTTCAATAGATTTGTAACATCTAACTCATTATATGCTGTGCTTAGCCCATTGCGTTAGCTTGAGCGACCCCAGCTATTGTTCACACTTGCAATCATATAGgttgcctctctctctctctctggttTTTTGTTAGAGCCCTTTTATTGCTGACTTTTTTGAAGACTCTTTTTTCTATGATGTGAATGTAAATTTATCATGAAAATGTCATCTTCGTCGCTTAATCTAAGTGTAAACAGCCTAGATCCTTAAAATGCTCTATGCAAAATGACTTTAGAACCTTTTTGTCTTGCAGAAGGGAACGTGATAATTCAGAAGCTGAGAAAGCTCAACATATGAAACAAATCCATGATTTGCAAGAACacattaaagaaaaagagagtcaTTTCCTTGCTTTGGAGGAGCAGGTTTCTTAtcctttctccattttttttgcTCTGTATAACAAGAATGACATGCATTTTCTGGTCTTACATGGAATTAGTATTAGAATTGCAAGATGTTGTCATTCTTGGGTATATATACATTGCTTTCAACTATCAGGTATAAGTTCTGAATGATTGATGTTAGGCAGTAGTTTCTATTACTCAATTTAATTTCTTGTAAATGTGATGACACAGgataacagataaaaaagaagttGATTTGAGTTGGAGATAGGTTACTAGCATCACACTAGAAAGATTTTAGGAATCACTTCTAAAAATTCACAGGCATCACATTTAGGATCAGTTTGCATCAAAACAAAaccagaaaagaagaaaaattttcaaaaagtaTTCTTGGTCCCCTCTCCCTCTTCCTCTTTCATTAATGCTTTACTTATAAAGATTTGTAGTACATTATCTAGAGAACCAAGACTCATAAATTCTTACAACAACTCAAGAGTTGCACATGGAGACCAAAAACTTAAATaccataataaatatttaaaatttctaagACAATTTTAAAGACTTTGGATTTTGACTTGAAATCAAATGGCACTTGACTTGATCAAATATTTGCTTTGGTCTCTTTCCTTTGATAAGTCTTTAAAGGATATTACCATTTTGCATCATGTGATTGCTTGAGGAATTGCTTAGTTCGATGGCAAAGGTGAATTCATTTTATTGATTACTGGTTCTGTTTGAAAGGTTCTtgctaattttgatttttgtagaATACGTCTCATATCCACCAGTATATTACGTATGCAATGTTTTAACTTAATATGGTCAATGCAGGCTTGAGCAATGTTAAGCAATTTATGATAGGCTTACATAGAGTTAATTGCCAAAATTTTTAACCTTTATGTCTTGTTTGACATTATATTgtgttttaatataaatatttattgtagGATtttgtgtgagtgtgtgtgtgagagagagctAGAGATTCGGGTGACTTGTGACTATTTTGGggaatctttattttattttttaattcttcatgTGTACTGGTATTTTTATGGTGCAGTGGTCCTTATCATTGAAactcattaaaatatttatctttattctGTTAGTTTGTTTGATTGTTCTCTATCTGACAGTTAATATTACATACCTTCAAAACTCAGAATTATATGTAATGTGCATGAGTTAATGTGcctaacaaaatttaatttgtttaatttttttactctaTTGGACAGTTAACCTAACTTTCCATATCATCAAGATCAGGTGTTTGAGATTGTGcataacaaaaattatcttGCAGCATAGGGTTGCACAGGATGCTATCCTTTACAAGGATGAACAGTTAAGAGAGGCACAAGCCTGGATTGCACGCTTGCAGGAAATGGGTGCTTTGCAATCATCATCATTTCAAGCTGAGCTACGAGAACGTACTGATCAGTTCCATCAATACTACATGGGCTTTCAACGCCAGGTTGCGtgcaaaataaatttcattactCAGCATTTTTTTATGAGTGGGCAGGGTAATATATGTCAGCTGATGTGTATTTGTATCTGTtccatcttttctattttgtttggttttaggTTATGGAGATGGAGAGGCATCATGTGCAAACCATACAACAGCTTCAATTAGAAGTAGCTGAGGCAAGAGAAAGAAATTGTGTGCATTCAAATAGTTCACAAGCACCAAATGGAAGCGCCATGGACTCTTCATTATATGATAAAAGCCAAGGGAATGAAAACAATCCAGTTGATAGTGTCACATTAAATGGTACCTTGAAGTTCATGCCTAATGGGAAGTTGAATGGCACAGCTTCTGTTGTTTCATTGTCCAATACATCATCAGAGGTTCTTTCTGCCCCTTCATGTGGTTGCTTTTTCTGATGCATGCACACTAAGAACTTTGGAAGGGCTATTAAACAAGTCATAATTAcatgtggatttttttataactaactttgcttctattttctattttgagCTTTATTTGTACCACTAtatgattttcttcttttcttacttAGTTAGATCCCCTTATCCTGGGTTTCTTTTTCTTGTCAGGTTGAACGTGTACCTGGCATGCCTGTAGTTCCATCATCCATTGTTGGGGTGGATGAACTTCCAAGCAGTAGACATGTTGACCATTGTTTCCCTTCCAGCCAGGTGAAGTCATTGTCTTCTTTTATTATGCATCTGCAAGGTGTCCCACAATCTTTATCTTCAACCAATTCATTTATTTCTCCATTTGAGTTGCACCAACATTGGCAAAACCATCGGGTATACCATATTTAAGATTCAAATGTTTCGGACATTATTGAAACAGATGAATTCTTTATTAATTGTCTTTTGCTTCTTATTCTCCTTTAGGTCCTTCCAGATGATGCGCATTCAACTGTTGACAATGAGCATCAAACATCCAAAGCAGATCAGAATAGTTTAGAATCAGGTGTTCATTATAAGTATGAACTCCCTGTTGACAAAAAGGAAGTTTGTGAAGATCAACTTAACAACCATATTAATCTACAGCTGACATCTGGTGCCAAAAGCAATGAGCCCATTGCGGAAGTTCAGGTTAAGAAATAATGTTGTATGCTATTTTATATGTCAGATGGGTTTTTGGATGAAACACTTCCTTCCTAACATCTTGATTTCAGTTAGTTAAATCGATTGAAAAGAATCCATATCACATGTCTCATGAAGCCGAGGAGAGCTTAAGCACAAACTCCCAGTTTCGTGGTACTTATGGATTTGATCCTCCACAACCGAATAATGAACTAGAGGTTAGTGTACGTCCTTTACTGTCATATGCTGATAACCAATGTGAAAGTTCAggataaaaattgaaatttttggcTCGAATTTATGCCTTTCAAAGGATTTTGGATAGCAATAACTTACGTTGTACCTTGACTTCAGGTAGTTGAATCAGATGAGAGGTCATATCAAACATCCCCAGTACAACATGAAAACTTAACCACAAACTCTAAGTTTCATGGTACACATGGATTTGATGCTCCACAACAGAAAAATGAGCTTAAGGTTTacatcttttcttcttgtcaTCTACCCTTAAGATCTTAGAGCTCCATTGActtttatatctttataatttatatcatATGAGGTGCCTTCACAGTTGTATATGGATAATTAAGGCAGGCCATATCTTTTGTCATCTAAATTTGCAGGTACATCATGAAACAAACTCACCTTCAATCATACTTCAAAAGGGGCCAGCTTTTAATCTGAGTCAACAATGGTCTGGTGCTACTATGCCCGTAGCTTCTACCCAAATCAACTCAGTAATTTCCAGCAATATTGCAAAATGCAATGGGAATTCTTCACTGGCGTCAAGCCCATTGGCTGTTGGCAAGGCCATAGAGCTTACTCTTTTAGATGAAAGGTCACTTTTGGCTTGTATAGTTCGTGCTATTCCGGCTGGATCTGGCAATGGAATCAGGATTAGCTCCACAGTGAGTATTTTTTGCTAATTTTATACAGTTAACGTTTGTTCTTGAATCTTGATAAGTGATCTCTTTGTCATATTGATTGCAACATCCAATATCAGTTACCAAATAGACTTGGGAAAATGCTTGCCCCTCTTCATTGGCACGATTACAAGAAAAAGTATGGCAAGCTCGATGATTTTGTAACTCAGCATCCTGAAGTAAGTTTTCCTATGCTTGATTGTGATTAGTCTAATTGACCTGTAACTGACGTTTAAATGTTTTGACTATGCGACTTCAGTTGTTTATAATTGAGGGTGATTTCATTCATCTTCGTGAAGGAGCCCAAGAGAAAATATCAGCAACCGCAGCTGCTGCGAAAGTTGCTGCAGCTGCTGCTTCGTGTGCTCCTTATTCCTCATTACTGCCTTCTGTTGCTGTTACTCCTGTTGCACAGACAACTCGACTTAAAAAGGCACAACTGAGTGATTCCAAACCGCTAATTAGTGTTCAACCCACAGAAGGTACTGATATTCCAAACCATGGTGATCCTCCAGGTGGCATAAATGCACAGATTCCTAAATTGCATAGTCAGCAAGTGAATGGTTTTAACTTTAACCCTCAGCAAGCAAGATCTGATATGAAGATTTTAAGCAAAACAagtttaacaaatgatatccaCGAAATTCATGGTTCATCAGAAATGAGACCTGATCATTTACCAAACCCAGTTGCAGGAAATGGAGTGAATCTTAATAGGACTTCGTTACCTCCTTCACAGAACAAAGTATCAAGCAATGGAAGGCACGCCAGTGGAGGGAGAAGgtgcttttttctttttcattgttacattattttctaatttgttCCTTCACATAACTGTTTTATATAAAAGTtaacttgatatttttattcttcttattatttatttatttatttattgtaggCCTGTTGGAGTTGGGTTTATGTCCCGGAGATAGTAAGTATTTCTCACCTTGTTCTTTATCATTTGCTTTTGCCATGTTATATGTTAATTGTATGTTGATTTCATCCGTCTTTGCTTCTGTAGAAATTTTTAGGTGGCACAAGTTACTGAAGCTTTATTAATTGTATAGGTCCAAGATCATATTGCATGTTGAACTGTTTGAATGCTATTTATTGGTTGCAAAAGTGAAACAtggtttgagcatgttttctttGTTAGAAGTCAAGTTTCAAAATTGTATAAAAGGGCTTGCAACCCCTGAATGGATCATTTTATAgtatttgtttcttaattttgcTAAGCACAGGCATCTTATTTAGTGTGAGCTTTTGAaactctacttttttttttgtgatgcaCTGTTGTTTGAAGTACTTGATCATATCTGTATCTGTTGCCATAAAGAATACCTTACATATATTTACTTAGAATTTGTTGATTGTGCTTGCTTGAGGTATTTTAAGTTCCTCTAGCATATAAGCTTCTTTTTCGAAGATTTTCTGTTTAACTATCTCACAAGATTGTTATTAACACATAAATAAGCGGGGTACATTTTTAGACACCATTTATCAGCATATCTATAGAATCTCAGCACCATTCTATCAGGTTATGTTTAATGTTGAATATACTTAGATTTGATGATTTTCAGGGATGGGTTGAAAGTCTAAAAACATCAACAATCGGCGTCTAATTGGGGGGAAGATCTGAGTGATGGCATTGACGTGTGGCCAAGTTGTAATCATGGTGACCATTGCTTTCCAGTATTTTCCATCTAATTCATGTTGTGGTGCCTTTTTTATCTGTTTGTTTGTTAATTGCATTCGGAAACTGGAGTTTTCAATGGAAGGAAAATGAATTGGAGGGTTTGCGTCATGATGATGAGCTTTAAAATGTCTGTAGTGAACTGGTAAAATTCATGCAAATGATCCATCAATTTAGggcatgtttgtttgtttgtttgtttgtgacgAAGCAACAAgtgtttcattttgtttggcacTGCTTTGTCACCTTACTGATTTTTCTCATTAAACATCTTTTTAGTGTACTGTTTGGATTGGTCAAGCACTTCAATTACTCTTTTAAACTGTTtgtaaaatacattttttatttcaagatttgatattattttttctaattttttacaatgtttttttctttcttttttgactCCTCTCATTCTATTAAACTTTATGCTTGGatgtttcttttcctttcagatttattagtttaaaatatattgataatGATCAgctggttaaaaaaaaaaaaggttggtaAATGCTTTCTTTATAGAATATTCTCAACATATTTTTATAGGATAACAAGTGAATAGGAAGAGTTTAAATAGGGTTTGCTATAATTTCTGTTGAAAACTGGGTGGCATGagattatttcattattttttttattttaagaataataattatccaTTAGTTTTATCAACACATCACTAGTGGAAATTTCAACagaataaaattaattgaaaatttggaaAACATTTTCGAAAATGTGATAATGACTGATATTTACTTTTCCAAACCAACCGATTGAATTTAACAAACATCATCGTCATCTGTCTAATTAATTGAGAGGACTTGTATTGGtcaaataatcatataattcttaatcttatttattattattattttttatctagtgaaagatataaaattaataatctcATGTTACAATAAAAAAGGTCCTTCTACATATGGATAATTTAGTACCTTAATTATACAGTTGCCTTACCGTTGACTGTAATTATATCTAACTTATAAGAATTAGTTccaatttgatttaattaattttaattaatttcttaaccATCAGTCGATTGTTTTAATagtcaatcatatttttatcaaaattttatcaaaattttcaaacatattatgagtttttttttttgacaagttAATGAGAAAcaccttattattttttttttgtatgtaatTTAGAGGTTTTAAACTCGAGACATCTCAAACACAAAAAAGATAAGAAACTATTAGGCTATATCTTGGTTCTTTATaacattgtttttgttataattatagatttataaattttaataaaagcatataaatcaaaccatcatttttttttataaaatgaaatttaattttacatacATAAAACAAACATATGCTCATAATATTTCCCAATATTTAACATtgtatatattgtatatatatatatatttaaaaaaaggaaaaacttcACAGGGATATATCTGTAattttatagtaatatatatatatatatatattaaaaaaataaatattagttaTATAATAATACACAACATATCAACCCAAAGAAAAACATCAgtcttcattcattttcattccaGATTTCCTAccactttttttctttctttcttcttcttcttcttcgtcttgaATGACGGCTGTGGCGGAGGCGCAGGCGATGGCCGCCGTGAAAACGAAGCTTTGCACACCGCCGAACGCGTGTCTCCTTCTCACGAGCATCGCCGGCGGAGGAATCCTCGTCTGGTGGACCCTCAAGTTCCATAAATCCAATGAAAAGCTCTGGTTAGTCCCCATCTCACTCCTCATGCTCACTACTCCCATCGTCATCGCCTTCTCCTCATTCTTCGCCTCCACCTCCGCCGCCACTTCGCCGGAGCTTCTCTCCGGCGACTCCCATCTTGATAAATGATGTCGGTTTTACTCATCACCCCCTCtcttattttgatatttctttTAGCTCTCTTTCTTAGTTTTTTTCCAAGGGTTGATACGTAATTATACATGCCAACGTCGATGAGTTACGGCATACCAGGATTGTTTCATAATTATGGCAACTATAttgtgtaaaaaaattaaaggagtaatttttttctttcttacttttatttttttcagatgTTTTTCtctgctttttaatttttttgttgttgtttttttaatttcatttatcgATAAGTTGTCaacaaaagtaaatataaaaacttgTGTGTATTTCAAAAAACAGTTCAATCATAAAACATCATAAACTTcatgaaacaataataataataaataaataaataaataaataaacatttttttattcacgAGAAATCTCATCATCAGTAAAAAGtaatcttaaatattattatattcactaaatttatttcttctcctcagctagtattttttttttcaatctttgaaaataataaattaaaaataaaatggaatttaacacacacacacacacatatctaTAGTTTCATTTTCTTGCCCTTTGTCATTTGTTctattcaacataaatcaaaagagaaaacaaattcccattattttcctttatttgcATGTTATGAAAAACGCATGCAAATATtccaatttattaaaactaaaCATAGAAAAATCCTTATTTTCACacaaatatatctatttatatatatatatataagctagtATTGAACAAGTAATAAATATCAACTCTCTTATTATCATAGAAGTGGTTTATATATCTAAGTATATAAATAACCTTTTTTTGCAACACTGTATACttatgaaaaggaaaaatttcTCCCATTTATTGAatgtttgaaaagaaaaaaacaaagttggGCAGTTTGGTAGTTTGGTGTTACAATCACAGTGGACCATAAAAGGGAAACAAGTATGGAAGTAATCACTTATGAAATCAATGTGCCATATGACTTTAATAGATGATAACATCATCTTGTCATTatcattgttatttattatttttattttaatgtgtgtatgtgttttcttgttttcgAGTGCATTGAACATTTGAACTTAATAAACTCATGATGATGTAAAATAggaagaaaaattaatatttatgaacttatttgctttttattttgacTTCCTTGATACACCATTgtcaaatgaaaagaaacaacCACTTGCCTTGAGTcactctttattattattgctattattattattattattattattattattattagtatttaaataaatgatcatgattatatattaatacTATCATATACAAAAGTTGTGATAAAATAGAAGGAAAAATCTAAGCACTTAATGGGCTAAGTTTTATTGAGGCCAGGGGTTTTAAAGCCCACAAAGCCCAAATATTATGAACCTGGCCTTTTGTGTGCACGTGCATATCACGTGATCTCTATTTCCCAAACAAGCGAAGGTCCTGAATGAAGCTCGCTTTCTCTTCGATCGTGAACACGCGAAAATGGGGCTGATGTTCAGAGTGAGGGTTTCGTCCTTCTTCGCCGGAGCCGCCGCTGCCTCCGTTGCcggattcttcttcttctacaagGACTACAAGCTCGCCCAGGATGCCATCTTCCGCCAGGTACCATTTCCTCGTGCAGTCcctctccttctttttctttgtctcTTGAGATATATGTCCATCCATCGTCCGTATGTTAATGGCGTGAATTTTAGGTTTAGAGTAGCCACGATCGATTAGGCTTGTGATTGTATGGATTCTTCATGTTTGATTGGGTGATATGGTTTACTATCATTGGTTTTTGCTGtca includes:
- the LOC120272552 gene encoding uncharacterized protein LOC120272552, with the protein product MSSSPAAVADDSPDLVCHLDSIHGMVDALTSVRWKRHQDVVLEISEHGIVVIVEESGCLQAKVYLKRELFVFYEYTAEGRPRFGMSLDLFVDGLNIFSALGSATVVEIRYPGPDMELVLKTVDFPNGSLYAAIRTRIPDTISWDYDFEPTGNVPISFTVKSAVLKETIEDLEWPGSSIQIVLQPDPPSVTFRGDGHGELQIDFPYYASTDLLIAFQCDLRIAYWYKYKFLRATTSNIPASVLKDNRGSKLTIGRGGMLKIQHLVSVGRPCAPHPHGDNLGQPSRIAYIEFYVKPEEDDTTINDS